A window from Elusimicrobiota bacterium encodes these proteins:
- a CDS encoding DEAD/DEAH box helicase: protein MKSFDDLKLSAPLARAIAELGYSAPTDIQKEALPILLGVPTDFIGQAATGTGKTAAFGIPLLEQVDAAKKHVQGLILCPTRELAVQVSGQINLFGKHKGVKAVPIYGGASYAAQLDGLKHGAAIVVGTPGRIIDLIDRGALRLAGVKTVVLDEADEMISMGFKEDLEKILKATPRETGHIWLFSATMSPGVRRVADAYLRKPKQVQINRGEMLSTTVEQVYYLARESDKVDLIVKIIESADEFYGLVFCQTKALVMDVQQALTVRGYKVDSLHGDKSQHDRDRTMNAFREKKLTLLVCTDVASRGLDVKELTHVINFSIPREMDVYVHRIGRTARSGKAGLAISLVSPSNRHMISRIEHMTKSRMKEGKIPTRQEIGARKVAKILTAFQEKDKYFRAAEFLGPDWELATDEMDLKEIIARFLCLLTPETFEDAKPAAPLPSIAAKPPSPYHRKPDHKGQYKKRPH, encoded by the coding sequence GTGAAATCATTCGACGACCTGAAGCTGTCCGCTCCCCTGGCCCGCGCGATCGCGGAGCTCGGCTACTCGGCCCCGACGGACATCCAGAAGGAGGCGCTGCCGATCCTGCTCGGCGTCCCCACCGACTTCATCGGCCAGGCGGCCACCGGGACCGGCAAGACCGCGGCGTTCGGCATCCCGCTGCTCGAGCAGGTCGACGCGGCCAAGAAGCACGTCCAGGGCCTGATCCTGTGCCCGACGCGCGAGCTCGCCGTCCAGGTCTCCGGCCAGATCAACCTCTTCGGCAAGCACAAGGGCGTCAAGGCGGTCCCGATCTACGGCGGCGCGAGCTACGCCGCCCAGCTCGACGGCCTGAAGCACGGCGCGGCGATCGTCGTCGGCACGCCGGGCCGGATCATCGACCTCATCGACCGGGGCGCGCTCAGGCTCGCGGGCGTGAAGACGGTCGTCCTCGACGAGGCCGACGAGATGATCTCGATGGGCTTCAAGGAGGATCTGGAGAAGATCCTCAAGGCGACGCCGCGGGAGACCGGCCACATCTGGCTGTTCTCCGCGACGATGAGCCCGGGCGTGCGGCGCGTGGCCGACGCCTACCTGCGCAAGCCCAAGCAGGTGCAGATCAACCGCGGCGAGATGCTGTCGACCACCGTCGAGCAGGTCTACTACCTCGCGCGCGAGTCGGACAAGGTGGACCTGATCGTCAAGATCATCGAGTCCGCCGACGAGTTCTACGGCCTCGTGTTCTGCCAGACCAAGGCCCTGGTCATGGACGTCCAGCAGGCCCTGACGGTCCGCGGCTACAAGGTGGACTCCCTGCACGGCGACAAGTCCCAGCACGACCGCGACCGCACGATGAACGCCTTCCGCGAGAAGAAGCTGACCCTGCTCGTCTGCACCGACGTGGCCTCGCGCGGCCTCGACGTGAAGGAGCTCACGCACGTCATCAACTTCTCCATCCCGCGCGAGATGGACGTGTACGTCCACCGCATCGGCCGCACCGCGCGCAGCGGTAAGGCGGGCCTGGCGATCAGCCTCGTCAGCCCGAGCAACCGGCACATGATCAGCCGCATCGAGCACATGACCAAGAGCCGGATGAAGGAGGGGAAGATCCCCACCCGCCAGGAGATCGGCGCCCGGAAGGTGGCCAAGATCCTGACCGCCTTCCAGGAGAAGGACAAGTACTTCCGCGCCGCCGAGTTCCTCGGCCCCGACTGGGAGCTGGCCACGGACGAGATGGATCTCAAGGAGATCATCGCCCGCTTCCTGTGCCTGCTCACGCCGGAGACCTTCGAGGACGCCAAGCCCGCCGCCCCGCTTCCTTCAATAGCGGCCAAGCCCCCGTCCCCGTACCACCGCAAGCCCGATCACAAAGGGCAATACAAGAAGCGGCCTCACTGA
- the glgX gene encoding glycogen debranching protein GlgX: MTNAAAPPRPSAALKPIAPGRPYPLGASYDGAGVNFALFSRNAARVEVCLFDSPDATKETDCFPLPEQTDMVWHGYRRGLKPGQLYGYRVHGPYEPAAGHRFNPSKILFDPYGKAVGRDLSWDDSLFGYRIGDPKADLSNDPRDSAPYGMLSAVADDVFDWRGDAPPRIPWHKTVIYEAHVKGLTKLHPGLPEAVRGTYAGVGSKPVVEHLRSLGITSLELLPVQHFLRDRHLLEKGLTNYWGYNTLSYFAPHSAYAVDPSNAVVEFKEMVRSLHAAGIEVILDVVYNHTAEGSQLGPTLSLRGIDNAAYYRLAEDPRYYTDFSGCGNSLNMREPRVLQLIMDSLRYWTTEMRVDGFRFDLASALARELYEVDHLSAFFDIIHQDPVLSRVKLIAEPWDLGEGGYQVGNFPLGWAEWNGRYRDAVRALWKDRSTRMAEFATRLAGSSDLYEHSGRKPCASVNFITCHDGFTLQDLVSYDGKHNEANKDGDKDGTDDNKSWNCGAEGPTDDPAVLALRERQKRNLMATLLLSQGVPMILGGDELSRTQRGNNNAYAQDNELSWTSWTLDAAGERFAAFVRGLLELRAAQPVLRRRTFFTGRGLHGLKDIFWFEPSGKEMTPEAWDDPAIRTLGVRLGEGGIDEVDDEGTRARGDTLLILINSDPAPAEFKERPSERPGVWERVLDTAVDPPVPLSSPPQEPYRIEGRSLAVFRLSAPREGAPA, translated from the coding sequence ATGACCAACGCCGCCGCGCCCCCGCGCCCGAGCGCCGCCCTGAAGCCGATCGCGCCGGGCAGGCCGTACCCGCTGGGCGCCAGCTACGACGGAGCCGGCGTCAATTTCGCCCTTTTCTCCCGGAACGCCGCCCGCGTCGAGGTCTGCCTCTTCGACTCGCCGGACGCGACGAAGGAGACGGACTGCTTCCCGCTGCCCGAGCAGACCGACATGGTCTGGCACGGCTATCGCCGAGGGCTCAAGCCCGGCCAGCTGTACGGCTACCGCGTCCACGGCCCCTACGAGCCGGCCGCCGGGCACCGCTTCAACCCGAGCAAGATCCTGTTCGACCCCTACGGCAAGGCGGTGGGCCGGGACCTGTCGTGGGACGACTCGCTGTTCGGCTACCGCATCGGAGACCCCAAGGCGGACCTCTCCAACGACCCGCGCGACTCCGCGCCGTACGGCATGCTCAGCGCCGTGGCCGACGACGTCTTCGACTGGCGCGGCGACGCGCCGCCCCGCATCCCCTGGCACAAGACGGTGATCTACGAGGCGCACGTGAAAGGCCTGACCAAGCTCCATCCCGGCCTGCCGGAGGCCGTGAGGGGCACGTACGCGGGCGTCGGCTCGAAGCCGGTCGTCGAGCATCTCCGCTCGCTCGGGATCACCTCCCTCGAGCTGCTTCCGGTGCAGCACTTCCTGCGCGACCGGCACCTGCTCGAGAAGGGGCTGACGAACTACTGGGGCTACAACACCTTGAGCTATTTCGCCCCGCACAGCGCCTACGCCGTCGACCCGTCGAACGCGGTCGTCGAGTTCAAGGAGATGGTGCGCTCCCTGCACGCGGCGGGCATCGAGGTGATCCTCGACGTCGTGTACAACCACACCGCGGAGGGCAGCCAGCTCGGGCCGACGCTGAGCCTGCGCGGCATCGACAACGCGGCCTACTACCGCCTGGCCGAGGACCCGCGCTACTACACCGACTTCTCGGGCTGCGGCAACTCGCTGAACATGAGGGAGCCGCGCGTCCTGCAGCTCATCATGGACAGCCTGCGCTACTGGACGACGGAGATGCGCGTCGACGGCTTCCGCTTCGACCTGGCCTCCGCCCTCGCGCGGGAGCTGTACGAGGTCGACCACCTGAGCGCGTTCTTCGACATCATCCACCAGGACCCGGTGCTGTCGCGCGTGAAGCTCATCGCCGAGCCCTGGGACCTCGGCGAGGGCGGCTACCAGGTCGGCAACTTCCCCCTCGGCTGGGCGGAGTGGAACGGGCGCTACCGGGACGCCGTCCGCGCCCTCTGGAAGGACCGGTCGACGCGCATGGCGGAGTTCGCCACGCGGCTCGCGGGAAGCAGCGACCTGTACGAGCACAGCGGCCGCAAGCCCTGCGCCAGCGTCAACTTCATCACCTGCCACGACGGCTTCACTTTGCAGGACCTCGTGAGCTACGACGGCAAGCACAACGAGGCCAACAAGGACGGCGACAAGGACGGGACCGACGACAACAAGAGCTGGAACTGCGGCGCGGAGGGGCCCACGGACGACCCCGCGGTGCTCGCGCTGCGCGAGCGTCAGAAGCGCAACCTCATGGCGACCTTGCTCCTGTCGCAGGGAGTCCCGATGATCCTCGGCGGCGACGAGCTGAGCCGCACCCAGCGGGGCAACAACAACGCCTACGCCCAGGACAACGAGCTGAGCTGGACGAGCTGGACGCTCGACGCCGCCGGCGAGCGTTTCGCCGCCTTCGTGCGCGGCCTGCTCGAGCTGCGGGCCGCGCAGCCCGTCCTGCGCCGCCGGACCTTCTTCACGGGACGCGGCCTGCACGGCCTCAAGGACATCTTCTGGTTCGAGCCCTCGGGCAAGGAGATGACGCCGGAGGCTTGGGACGACCCCGCGATCCGCACGCTCGGCGTGCGCCTCGGAGAGGGCGGCATCGACGAAGTGGACGACGAGGGCACCCGGGCGCGCGGCGACACCTTGCTCATCCTCATCAACTCCGACCCCGCCCCGGCCGAGTTCAAGGAGCGGCCGTCGGAGCGGCCCGGGGTCTGGGAGCGGGTGCTCGACACCGCCGTCGATCCGCCCGTCCCCCTGTCCTCGCCGCCCCAGGAGCCCTATCGCATCGAGGGCCGCTCGCTCGCGGTGTTCCGCCTGTCGGCGCCGCGCGAAGGCGCCCCGGCGTGA
- the treY gene encoding malto-oligosyltrehalose synthase yields MTAVTAAGAREAARRILRAELAAAYMPASVYRLQLTPRTGFRRAAELTGYLRDLGIHALYFSPYFKTAAGSANGYAVTDPTALDPGLGSERDFDALCARLSEAGLGHVADIVPNHMGIAENPYWRDVLEHGRRSRFAGFFDIDWDPPKAALRGRILLPVLEDYFGKVLEEGLIRLVHADGRFSIAYRNLSFPLAPSSLSYLYERAGAVGPAASRRAARCLAAFNGRKGVPASFDLLEGLLDLQVYRLAHWRAASDEINYRRFFNFNDLAAVRSEKPEVFELFHRLVFRLLEEGKVQGLRIDHPDGLYDPPGYFARLQEGWLRRRLERAGIPPEEAAAALSEEEFREAAPLFVVAEKILDRREPLRDDWRVRGTVGYDFLNSLNGLFVDRAGEAAMDAAYEHFIGRRKDVAALVYAAKRLFLETYLAGEIEALGHRLSELAESNRAYRDFTKRSLTAAVREAIACFPVYRTYIAPRARFPSESDRRYIAAALARARGAAPDLGSGVFDLLEDVLLLRAEPRADPERRAAFRDFVLRFQQLTAPVMAKGLEDTAFYIDHRLVSLNEVGGDPRRFGESAPEFHRLNQERARRWPGSLAAATTHDAKRSEDVRLRIDALSEVPAAWKTEAARWAGHNERHKTLLDGALEPDRDTEYFIYQTLLGCWPDDERRADGADFAERVRAYVKKSVREAKRRTDWLRPDGEYEEAVDRFLRNILSRGEDNAFLKVFSPFQRRISALGKRSALSALTLRLASPGPVDVYQGDELWNYRLTDPDNRLPVDFERRAAALAGLRRLLAEGRPRVEVVRELAARMDDGRVKMFLLREGLRLRRRAPDLFLKGAYEPLKVRGPREKHVVAFLRRRGGRVLIAAGARFFDRLPEEPGAWHGTFVALPRSFRAGSLRDAYTHRRVRPVLARGGLAIPAQELFPVIGAAMLVGGHED; encoded by the coding sequence GTGACCGCCGTCACGGCGGCCGGCGCCCGCGAGGCCGCCCGACGAATCCTGCGCGCGGAGCTCGCCGCGGCTTACATGCCGGCCTCGGTGTACCGGCTGCAGCTGACGCCGCGGACCGGCTTTCGCCGCGCCGCCGAGTTGACCGGCTACCTCCGAGACCTCGGGATCCACGCGCTCTACTTCTCCCCCTACTTCAAGACCGCGGCGGGTAGCGCCAACGGCTACGCCGTCACGGATCCGACTGCCCTCGACCCGGGCCTCGGGTCGGAGCGCGACTTCGACGCCCTGTGCGCGCGGCTGTCCGAGGCGGGGCTGGGGCACGTCGCCGACATCGTCCCCAACCACATGGGCATCGCGGAGAACCCGTACTGGCGGGACGTCCTCGAGCACGGCCGGCGGTCGCGCTTCGCGGGTTTCTTCGACATCGACTGGGACCCGCCCAAGGCGGCCTTGCGGGGGCGGATCCTGCTGCCGGTGCTCGAGGATTATTTCGGGAAAGTCCTCGAGGAGGGGCTCATCCGGCTGGTCCACGCCGACGGCCGCTTCTCGATCGCCTACCGGAACCTGAGCTTCCCGCTCGCGCCGTCCTCCTTGTCGTACCTGTACGAGCGAGCCGGCGCCGTCGGGCCGGCCGCGTCCCGGCGCGCGGCGCGCTGCCTCGCCGCGTTCAACGGGAGGAAGGGCGTGCCGGCGAGCTTCGACCTCCTCGAGGGCCTGCTCGATCTCCAGGTCTACCGGCTCGCGCACTGGCGCGCCGCCTCCGACGAGATCAATTACCGGCGCTTCTTCAACTTCAACGACCTCGCGGCCGTGCGCTCGGAGAAGCCCGAGGTCTTCGAGCTCTTCCACCGCCTCGTGTTCAGGCTGCTCGAGGAGGGCAAGGTCCAGGGGCTGCGCATCGACCATCCGGACGGCCTGTACGACCCGCCCGGCTATTTCGCGCGGCTGCAAGAGGGCTGGCTGCGCCGCCGTCTCGAGCGCGCCGGCATCCCGCCGGAGGAGGCCGCCGCGGCCCTCTCCGAGGAGGAGTTCCGCGAGGCCGCGCCGCTCTTCGTCGTCGCCGAGAAGATACTCGACCGGCGCGAGCCGCTGCGCGACGACTGGCGCGTGCGGGGGACGGTCGGCTACGACTTCCTGAACTCGCTCAACGGCCTGTTCGTCGACCGCGCCGGCGAGGCGGCGATGGACGCCGCCTACGAGCACTTCATCGGACGGAGGAAGGACGTCGCGGCCCTCGTCTACGCGGCCAAGCGCCTCTTCCTCGAGACTTACCTCGCCGGAGAGATCGAGGCCCTCGGCCACCGCCTGTCGGAGCTCGCGGAGTCGAATCGAGCGTACCGGGACTTCACGAAGCGCAGCCTCACGGCCGCGGTGCGCGAGGCGATCGCCTGCTTCCCGGTCTACCGCACCTACATCGCGCCGCGGGCGCGATTTCCTTCGGAAAGCGACCGGCGCTACATCGCCGCGGCCCTGGCCCGGGCGCGCGGGGCGGCGCCGGACCTGGGCTCCGGCGTCTTCGACCTCCTCGAGGACGTCCTGCTCCTGAGAGCCGAGCCGCGCGCCGACCCGGAACGGAGGGCGGCGTTCCGGGACTTCGTCCTGCGCTTCCAGCAGCTGACGGCTCCCGTCATGGCGAAAGGCCTCGAGGACACCGCGTTCTACATCGACCACAGGCTGGTCTCCTTGAACGAGGTCGGAGGCGATCCCAGGCGCTTCGGGGAATCCGCGCCGGAGTTCCACCGCCTGAACCAGGAGCGCGCCCGGCGCTGGCCCGGCTCGCTCGCCGCGGCGACCACGCACGACGCCAAGCGCAGCGAGGACGTGCGGCTGCGCATCGACGCGCTCAGCGAGGTCCCGGCGGCGTGGAAGACGGAAGCCGCGCGCTGGGCGGGCCACAACGAGAGGCACAAGACCTTGCTCGACGGCGCGCTCGAGCCCGACCGCGACACCGAGTACTTCATCTATCAGACCTTGCTCGGCTGCTGGCCCGACGACGAGCGCCGCGCCGACGGGGCCGACTTCGCCGAGCGCGTCCGCGCCTACGTCAAGAAGTCGGTCCGCGAGGCCAAGCGGCGCACCGACTGGCTCCGGCCCGACGGCGAATACGAGGAGGCCGTGGACCGCTTCCTGCGGAACATCCTGAGCCGCGGCGAGGACAACGCCTTCCTGAAGGTCTTTTCCCCGTTCCAGCGGCGGATCTCGGCGCTCGGCAAGCGCAGCGCCCTCTCGGCGCTCACGCTGAGGCTCGCCTCTCCGGGGCCCGTCGACGTCTATCAGGGCGACGAGCTCTGGAACTACCGGCTGACCGACCCCGACAACCGCCTTCCCGTCGACTTCGAGCGCCGGGCCGCGGCGCTCGCCGGGCTGCGCCGGCTCCTCGCGGAGGGCCGGCCCCGCGTCGAGGTCGTGCGCGAGCTCGCGGCGCGCATGGACGACGGCCGCGTCAAGATGTTCCTCCTGCGCGAAGGGCTGCGTCTGCGCCGCCGCGCGCCGGATCTCTTCCTGAAGGGCGCCTACGAGCCGCTGAAGGTCCGCGGGCCCCGCGAGAAGCACGTCGTCGCGTTCCTGCGCCGCCGCGGCGGGCGCGTCCTGATCGCCGCGGGCGCGCGCTTCTTCGACCGCCTGCCGGAGGAGCCCGGCGCCTGGCACGGGACCTTCGTCGCGCTGCCCCGCTCCTTCCGCGCCGGCTCGCTGCGCGACGCCTACACCCATCGGCGGGTCAGGCCGGTCCTCGCGCGCGGCGGCCTCGCGATCCCCGCGCAGGAGCTTTTCCCGGTGATCGGCGCGGCCATGCTGGTGGGAGGCCATGAGGACTAG
- the treZ gene encoding malto-oligosyltrehalose trehalohydrolase has translation MRTRTSPARRLAAGAEYSPGRGVHFRVWAPERRRVRVVFEDDAGGETPGPELEAEDGGCFSGSAPDARPGTLYRFRLDGEGPFPDPASRFQPRGPHGPSQVVDPGAYPWRDASWRGPRREGRVLYELHVGTFTREGTWEAASRRLQGLADLGVTVIEVMPVADFPGRFGWGYDGVNLYAPTRLYGSPDDFRAFVDRAHGRGLAVILDVVYNHFGPDGNYLGRFSSRYTKDEATDWGPAINFDGADSGPVREYFASNAAYWISEYHLDGLRLDATHAIRDSSPVHVLAEAARAARAAAGRRPIVVFAENEDQEARLARPAAAGGCGLDALWNDDFHHSARVALTGRREAYYSGYLGAPQEFISCLMRGFLYQGQFFKWHGKRRGTPAADLPPSAFIHYLENHDQVSTSLGGRRLGALADPGRRRAMTAVLLLGPQTPLLFQGQEFDSSAPFLYFADHAGTLGAAVREGRKAFLARFPSMAAPEVQAALEDPGDPSTFERCKLDDAERTGNAAALALHRDLLRLRREEPFRSQGSGGLAGAVLGAEAFAVRFWGARGDDRLLVVNLGGGLDLAPAPEPLLAPPGGGAWETHWSSELPAYGGAGASSPVDREGRWRLPAACATLLRGAAREEAQP, from the coding sequence ATGAGGACTAGGACGAGCCCGGCGCGACGCCTCGCCGCGGGAGCCGAGTACTCCCCGGGGCGCGGCGTGCATTTCCGGGTGTGGGCCCCGGAGCGCCGCCGCGTCCGCGTCGTTTTCGAGGACGACGCCGGCGGCGAGACGCCGGGGCCGGAGCTCGAGGCGGAGGACGGGGGCTGCTTCTCCGGCTCCGCCCCGGACGCGCGGCCCGGGACGCTGTACCGCTTCCGGCTCGACGGCGAAGGGCCCTTCCCGGACCCGGCGTCCCGCTTCCAGCCGCGAGGGCCGCACGGCCCCTCGCAGGTCGTGGACCCCGGCGCGTATCCCTGGCGGGACGCCTCCTGGCGCGGGCCGCGCCGCGAGGGCCGCGTGCTCTACGAGCTGCACGTCGGGACTTTCACGCGCGAGGGCACCTGGGAGGCCGCCTCGCGGCGGCTCCAGGGCCTCGCCGACCTGGGGGTCACCGTCATCGAGGTGATGCCCGTCGCCGATTTCCCCGGGCGCTTCGGCTGGGGCTACGACGGGGTGAACCTCTACGCGCCGACGCGGCTCTACGGCTCGCCCGACGACTTCCGGGCCTTCGTGGACCGGGCCCACGGCCGCGGCTTGGCCGTCATCCTGGACGTCGTGTACAACCACTTCGGCCCCGACGGCAACTATCTCGGGCGCTTCTCCTCCCGCTACACGAAGGACGAGGCGACCGATTGGGGCCCCGCGATCAACTTCGACGGCGCGGACAGCGGGCCGGTGCGGGAGTACTTCGCGTCGAACGCCGCGTACTGGATCTCCGAGTACCATCTCGACGGCCTGAGGCTCGACGCGACGCACGCGATACGGGACTCCTCTCCCGTGCACGTGCTCGCCGAGGCCGCGCGCGCCGCCCGCGCCGCGGCCGGGCGCCGGCCGATCGTCGTGTTCGCCGAGAACGAGGACCAGGAGGCGCGGCTCGCCCGGCCCGCGGCCGCGGGCGGCTGCGGGCTCGACGCCCTGTGGAACGACGACTTCCATCATTCGGCCCGCGTGGCCCTCACGGGCAGGCGCGAGGCCTACTACTCGGGCTATCTCGGCGCGCCCCAGGAGTTCATCTCGTGCCTGATGCGCGGCTTCCTCTACCAGGGACAGTTCTTCAAGTGGCACGGCAAGCGCCGCGGCACCCCGGCCGCCGACCTGCCGCCGTCGGCCTTCATCCATTACCTCGAGAACCACGACCAGGTCTCGACGTCCCTCGGCGGGCGCCGGCTCGGCGCTCTCGCCGACCCCGGCCGCCGCCGGGCGATGACGGCGGTGCTGCTGCTCGGCCCGCAGACCCCTTTGCTGTTCCAGGGCCAGGAGTTCGACTCGTCGGCGCCGTTCCTCTATTTCGCCGACCACGCGGGGACGCTGGGCGCGGCGGTGCGCGAAGGGCGCAAGGCCTTCCTCGCCCGGTTCCCGAGCATGGCCGCGCCGGAGGTCCAGGCCGCGCTGGAGGACCCGGGGGACCCTTCCACCTTCGAGCGCTGCAAGCTCGACGACGCGGAGAGGACCGGGAACGCGGCGGCGCTGGCCCTGCATCGCGACCTCCTGAGGCTGCGGCGCGAGGAGCCGTTCCGGTCGCAGGGGAGCGGCGGCCTCGCGGGAGCCGTGCTGGGCGCGGAGGCCTTCGCGGTGCGGTTCTGGGGCGCGCGCGGCGACGACCGGCTTCTCGTCGTGAACCTCGGCGGCGGCCTGGACCTCGCGCCCGCGCCCGAGCCCCTGCTCGCGCCTCCCGGAGGCGGGGCGTGGGAGACGCATTGGTCGAGCGAGCTGCCGGCCTACGGCGGCGCGGGCGCGTCCTCCCCCGTCGACCGGGAAGGGCGCTGGCGACTTCCGGCCGCCTGCGCGACCTTGCTGCGGGGAGCCGCCCGCGAGGAGGCGCAGCCTTGA
- the uvrB gene encoding excinuclease ABC subunit UvrB has protein sequence MSSFRLRSSFKPAGDQPDAISTLVSRIKEGAPAQTLLGVTGSGKTFAMANVVAQLNRPTLVLSPNKVLAAQLYAEFKSFFPDNAVEFFISYYDYYQPEAYVPSSDTYIEKDSSVNDRIDRLRLKCTSSLLARKDVLVVASVSCIYNIGSPEAYQNRTVPLEVGWKVTRDELVKQLVEVHYERNEMEFVRGKFRMKGGIVDIFPAYMETALRATLGDEGVTSLIEFDPLTGVKIKDLQREWVYPAKHFVTGGPERERAIAAIEAELADRSAFFKSRGKLLEAQRLEQKARYDLEMLREMGFCHGIENYSRHLSGRPAGERPYCLIDFFPKDYLLIVDESHVAVPQIGGMYEGDRARKQTLIDFGWRLPSALDNRPLKFAEFEGLAGQTVFVSATPGPYELKKTKGEIVEMVVRPTGLVDPETIIRPSEGQLDDLIVRLRDRAAKKERALITTLTKRTAEDLASFLTTKGVKVRYLHSDIDSLERIQILQDLRAGVFDVLVGINLLREGLDLPEVSLVAILGADHEGFLRSETTLIQISGRAARNVGGQVILYADAVTGSMKRALDEMDRRRTKQLAYNLEHGIKPKTIVKAIEQLEEFQSAAKREGLMLLRDAERPLTAKDLPTIIEEVEKRMRAAADALDFEAAVQLRDQLFELKGMSASRPSSGRAKKKR, from the coding sequence GTGTCCTCGTTCCGCCTCCGCTCCTCGTTCAAGCCCGCCGGCGACCAGCCCGACGCGATCTCGACCCTCGTCTCGCGCATCAAGGAAGGGGCCCCCGCGCAGACCTTGCTCGGCGTCACCGGCTCGGGCAAGACCTTCGCGATGGCCAACGTCGTCGCCCAGCTGAACCGGCCGACCTTGGTGCTCTCCCCCAACAAGGTCCTCGCCGCCCAGCTCTACGCCGAGTTCAAGTCCTTCTTCCCCGACAACGCGGTCGAGTTCTTCATCTCCTACTACGACTACTACCAGCCCGAGGCGTACGTCCCCTCGAGCGACACCTATATCGAGAAGGACTCCTCGGTCAACGACCGCATCGACCGGCTCCGGCTGAAGTGCACGAGCTCCTTGCTCGCGCGCAAGGACGTGCTCGTCGTCGCCTCGGTGTCCTGCATCTACAACATCGGCTCCCCCGAGGCCTACCAGAACCGCACGGTGCCGCTCGAGGTGGGCTGGAAGGTGACGCGCGACGAGCTGGTCAAGCAACTCGTCGAGGTGCATTACGAGCGCAACGAGATGGAGTTCGTGCGCGGCAAGTTCCGGATGAAGGGCGGGATCGTGGACATCTTCCCCGCGTACATGGAGACCGCGCTGCGCGCCACGCTCGGGGACGAGGGCGTGACCTCCCTGATCGAGTTCGACCCCCTGACCGGCGTCAAGATCAAGGACCTCCAGCGCGAGTGGGTGTATCCCGCCAAGCACTTCGTGACCGGCGGCCCGGAGCGCGAGCGCGCGATCGCGGCCATCGAGGCGGAGCTGGCCGACCGCAGCGCCTTCTTCAAGAGCCGGGGCAAGCTCCTCGAGGCCCAGCGCCTGGAGCAGAAGGCCCGGTACGACTTGGAGATGCTGCGCGAGATGGGCTTTTGCCACGGCATCGAGAACTACTCCCGCCACCTCTCCGGCCGTCCCGCGGGCGAGCGGCCCTACTGCCTCATCGACTTCTTCCCGAAGGATTATCTGCTGATCGTCGACGAGTCGCACGTGGCGGTCCCGCAGATCGGCGGCATGTACGAGGGCGACCGCGCGCGCAAGCAGACCCTCATCGACTTCGGCTGGCGCCTGCCCTCCGCGCTCGACAACCGGCCGCTCAAGTTCGCGGAGTTCGAAGGACTCGCCGGCCAGACCGTGTTCGTGTCCGCCACCCCCGGCCCCTACGAGCTCAAGAAGACGAAGGGCGAGATCGTCGAGATGGTCGTGCGCCCGACGGGGCTCGTCGACCCGGAGACGATCATCCGTCCCTCGGAGGGCCAGCTCGACGACCTGATCGTCCGCCTGCGCGACCGCGCCGCGAAGAAGGAGCGCGCGCTCATCACGACGCTCACCAAGCGCACCGCCGAGGACCTGGCCTCCTTCCTGACCACCAAGGGCGTCAAGGTCCGCTACCTGCACTCCGACATCGACTCCCTCGAGCGCATCCAGATATTGCAGGACCTCCGGGCGGGAGTCTTCGACGTATTGGTCGGCATCAACCTCCTGCGCGAGGGCCTCGACCTCCCCGAGGTGTCGCTCGTCGCGATATTAGGCGCCGACCACGAGGGCTTCCTCCGCAGCGAGACGACTTTGATCCAGATCTCGGGGCGCGCCGCGCGCAACGTCGGCGGGCAGGTGATCCTCTACGCCGACGCGGTCACCGGCTCGATGAAGCGCGCCCTCGACGAGATGGACCGGCGCCGGACCAAGCAGCTCGCCTACAACCTGGAGCACGGCATCAAGCCCAAGACCATCGTCAAGGCGATCGAGCAGCTCGAGGAGTTCCAGAGCGCCGCCAAGCGCGAGGGCCTGATGCTCCTGCGCGACGCCGAGAGGCCGCTGACGGCGAAGGACCTGCCGACGATCATCGAGGAGGTCGAGAAGCGCATGCGCGCCGCGGCCGACGCGCTCGACTTCGAGGCCGCCGTCCAGCTGCGCGACCAGCTCTTCGAGCTGAAGGGCATGTCGGCCAGCCGCCCCTCCTCCGGCCGCGCGAAGAAGAAGCGCTAG